The region TATAACCGACGTGCGACGTATCATTCGCCTTGACGTAGACGGCGAGGTGAAGCTCTTTTACGCAAACCTCGATCTCTTTGTCCAGTTGGACTCCTTGCACTCCGGCATCCATATGTCGCGCTTCAACGATGCGCTCGAGGCAGTGGTGGAAGAGGTCACGAAGGAGCCGTCGCGCGATATAGAGT is a window of Acetomicrobium sp. S15 = DSM 107314 DNA encoding:
- a CDS encoding GTP cyclohydrolase, FolE2/MptA family, translated to ITDVRRIIRLDVDGEVKLFYANLDLFVQLDSLHSGIHMSRFNDALEAVVEEVTKEPSRDIESLAERLVLQVVRRQKFPDLIAFLQGGEEHIRRAPKLSLEGLHFFEQCFKLTAIGFPELI